Within Candidatus Woesearchaeota archaeon, the genomic segment CTAATATTTTTAGAGAAGGTCATGATTACGCAGTTTATTTGACGTCTGCTGATGAAGCATTTGGTTCTGATTCGGGTGGTAATGTGGAGGAAGCTAAGACTTGGGCTAAAATTAAGTTAAATGCGCCTACTGCTAAAGTTAAAAGTGATTTCACTATTACATTCCCATTACTGGTCGCGGCTACTTTTGCTAGAAAGTTTCATTCTGATTCTTTACGTAAGTGATTTTTTAATTTTTCTAATGCTATTTTTCTTGGGCTTATCTTGTTTTTTTCTTCTTTTGTCATTTCTGCATATGTTTTTTTGTGTTCTTTAGGCATAAATATGTTGTCCCATACGAATCCGTTGTTTCCTCTTGGGCTCACTATTTTTCCCGCAACTTTTCCTTCGAAGTAATGTTCTTCATTATTTTTATCTAAGTATCCTATTGTTATTGTTGCTGTTGCTTCATAATTTTCGTATTTTTTGCATAGTTCGTATATTCCTTGTATTCCTATTTTTTTGTATAGCCATTTGATTAGTGGTCCTGGAAAGCCATTTAAGCATAGTAAGTTTAAAGAGGTGTCTTCTACAAAGAAATTGTTTTTTTCGTATTTTTTTGCTTGTTCTAATTTATGTTTTATTATTTCTTTTGAGTCCATGCTTTGTATTTCGTCTAGATCGATGTAAATTTGTTCTATTTCCTCTATATTTGACAATATTTTTGTTGCTTCATCGTATTTATTTGTATTTCCTGTTATGAATTTTAGCGT encodes:
- the rdgB gene encoding RdgB/HAM1 family non-canonical purine NTP pyrophosphatase, with translation MTLKFITGNTNKYDEATKILSNIEEIEQIYIDLDEIQSMDSKEIIKHKLEQAKKYEKNNFFVEDTSLNLLCLNGFPGPLIKWLYKKIGIQGIYELCKKYENYEATATITIGYLDKNNEEHYFEGKVAGKIVSPRGNNGFVWDNIFMPKEHKKTYAEMTKEEKNKISPRKIALEKLKNHLRKESE